Below is a genomic region from Dehalococcoidales bacterium.
GAGACCATTGCCAGGCACGGTGCCAGGGAAATAGTGTTCTTCCATGACGAATGTTACGGCACCTACGACTCATACTGCTCCGCAGTGGGTATCGAAGTACCGTTCAAACCGGTCCATCTCTTTGAGTATCTGTACAATAAACTGAACGAACTCAGGGACGAGATACGGCCGCTCAATATGAAGGTTGCCTATCAGCGCCCCTGTTCTTCCCGGCTTTCTTCGGACAAGCACCACTTTGTCCGGGACATCTTCGACCTGATAGGGGCACAGAGTGTGGACAGGGAGTATATTGATGAAAACGCTCTGTGCTGCGGAGGCACGATACAGGGGCAGCGAAGGGAGGGGAGCCGCCTCCGCTCTGCCGATGTGCAGGAGCGCAATATCGAAGACATGGTAAAAGCCGGCACCGAGGTCTGCGTTTTTAACTGCCCGGCCTGCTACAACACCATGGCCGGGATGGTTTCCCGAAGGGGCATACGACCGATTTATATGAGTGACCTGTGCCGGCTTGCTATAGGCGAAGAACCGGCAGGATGGAGGTGATGTTATGAGTTCTGTGTACGAATCTCTGGTTGAAATAGTCGGTGGGGAACACGTTTCTACCCAGGCTGAGGAGCTCTATATCTACTCGTTCGACCTGGGTACTACCGAGCCTCACCGACCCGACTATGCAGTGGCACCAAGGACGACCGAAGAAATCCAGGCAATTGTCAGACTGGCCAACAGGGAGAAAGTTCCGGTAGCACCTCTGGGCGGCGG
It encodes:
- a CDS encoding (Fe-S)-binding protein, translating into MFALKFDANICLSCETCDCLTRCQYMDIDRETARTEITKIANGEDSFVLHDCVTCYACEEYCPMGNHPFYLIVERQEELDIPPLPKPLIERGIQTGIPFRGEPEIFEAKEPALCMGVFSDLMYLIQGKLFDGFSVISEDPRKMFHYFCQLMYLHYARTSVIKERLPGIMETIARHGAREIVFFHDECYGTYDSYCSAVGIEVPFKPVHLFEYLYNKLNELRDEIRPLNMKVAYQRPCSSRLSSDKHHFVRDIFDLIGAQSVDREYIDENALCCGGTIQGQRREGSRLRSADVQERNIEDMVKAGTEVCVFNCPACYNTMAGMVSRRGIRPIYMSDLCRLAIGEEPAGWR